Proteins co-encoded in one Astyanax mexicanus isolate ESR-SI-001 chromosome 1, AstMex3_surface, whole genome shotgun sequence genomic window:
- the eif1axb gene encoding eukaryotic translation initiation factor 1A X-linked b, translating to MPKNKGKGGKNRRRGKNENESEKRELVFKEDGQEYAQVIKMLGNGRLEAMCFDGVKRLCHIRGKLRKKVWINTSDIILIGLRDYQDNKADVILKYNADEARSLKAYGELPEHAKINETDTFGGGDDDEIQFDDIGDDDEDIDDI from the exons ATGCCCAAGAATAAAG GTAAGGGAGGTAAGAACAGGCGACGTGGTAAGAATGAGAACGAGTCAGAGAAGAGAGAGCTGGTGTTTAAAGAGGACGGACAAG AATATGCACAGGTTATAAAGATGCTGGGAAACGGAAGGTTGGAGGCCATGTGCTTTGATGGAGTCAAGCGGCTTTGTCACATCCGAGGAAAACTCCGGAAAAAG GTTTGGATAAACACATCAGACATTATACTCATTGGTCTGAGGGATTATCAG GATAATAAAGCAGATGTTATTTTGAAGTATAACGCTGATGAGGCCCGAAGTCTGAAAGCCTACGGGGAGCTTCCAGAGCATG CCAAAATCAACGAGACTGATACCTTCGGAGGTGGAGATGATGATGAAATTCAGTTCGATGACATCGGAGACGATGATGAGGACATTGATGAT ATCTAA
- the si:dkey-226l10.6 gene encoding zinc finger and BTB domain-containing protein 24, whose protein sequence is MVHKCVVSGCPNSSNTIIHYILPEEPKRRSLWLQFIQSSKPAGELIPQSCRVCGDHFSPESFTQLDLGFTTRFILNIDAVPTVYHSDRATKQGAEAQAAGPEKEMDESCSITISSTVSLSGVKDEPFEYEVSHVTMPVEETKSASTRRSVKQEESQSLFTAETCSEESKQPQVNSKADMKRESSRSSLGERSKDNKRFSCSTCGQTFRNKCVLMEHENNHMEEQTDRTYRCKQCGKGFEQLVFLKAHEKVHKSAQASVKLENPPCPPRFQYNHASQDMYKCPICEEVHSERSAFALHIKKAHARSKLMCSFCDKSFGRIDEFFRHIDSHIVVTPFYCSICKVYQLNKQGYMCHMRIHKKKPKDENAPRKVERKVKETGNGTKFSQKEVNMNEGETKVPMQTEETSEVEAESVESEGTGTVQIVPESNLSLPSPEELSYTDTSGETEDSDDFGGTDER, encoded by the exons ATGGTACATAAGTGTGTGGTTAGCGGGTGCCCAAACAGCTCGAACActataatacattacattttgcCTGAAGAGCCGAAAAGGCGCAGTCTGTggctgcagttcatccagagcaGTAAACCTGCAGGAGAGCTCATCCCTCAGTCCTGTCGAGTGTGTGGAGACCATTTCTCACCAGAGAGCTTCACCCAGCTCGATCTCGGCTTCACCACCAGATTCATATTAAACATCGACGCTGTTCCTACCGTTTATCACAGCGACCGGGCCACAAAACAAGGAGCTGAAGCACAG GCAGCAGGTCCTGAAAAGGAGATGGATGAGTCCTGCAGTATTACCATCAGCAGCACAGTCTCTTTATCCGGTGTGAAGGATGAACCCTTTGAATACGAAGTGAGCCATGTAACGATGCCTGTAGAAGAAACTAAATCAGCCTCCACCAGGCGCAGTGTTAAGCAGGAGGAGAGCCAAAGCCTGTTCACTGCTGAgacatgctcagaggaaagcaagCAGCCCCAGGTCAATTCGAAGGCAGATATGAAACGTGAAAGTAGCCGCAGTTCCCTGGGAGAAAGATCCAAAGACAACAAGCGCTTCAGCTGCTCCACCTGTGGGCAGACCTTCCGCAACAAATGCGTTCTTATGGAGCATGAAAACAACCATATGGAGGAGCAAACTGACAGAACGTACCGCTGTAAGCAATGCGGGAAAGGCTTTGAACAGCTAGTCTTTCTAAAAGCTCACGAGAAGGTTCACAAGAGTGCACAGGCCAGTGTCAAACTAGAAAACCCCCCCTGTCCTCCCCGTTTTCAGTATAATCATGCATCTCAGGACATGTATAAATGCCCCATCTGCGAGGAAGTTCACAGTGAGAGATCTGCATTTGCTCTGCACATTAAAAAAGCTCACGCTAGATCTAAACTCATGTGCAGCTTCTGTGATAAAAGTTTTGGGCGAATTGACGAATTTTTCAGGCACATCGACAGCCACATAGTGGTGACCCCATTCTACTGCAGCATTTGCAAAGTGTACCAGCTCAACAAGCAAGGCTACATGTGCCACATGCGCATCCACAAGAAGAAGCCGAAAGATGAGAATGCTCCCAGAAAAGTGGAGAGAAAAGTGAAAGAAACCGGAAACGGGACTAAATTCAGCCAAAAGGAAGTGAATATGAATGAGGGAGAAACCAAGGTGCCGATGCAGACTGAAGAAACCTCAGAGGTAGAAGCAGAGTCAGTGGAGTCAGAGGGAACTGGAACTGTTCAAATTGTTCCAGAATCGAACCTCTCACTGCCATCACCTGAGGAGCTGTCTTACACAGATACCAGCGGTGAGACTGAAGACTCTGACGACTTTGGTGGCACAGATGAGAGATGA